From the Acidimicrobiales bacterium genome, the window GCCTCAGAGCTCAAGTCGCCGGTTTCGCGAGAGTCGCCCGGGTGAGCTGTGCCACCAGACCGGGGGATCAGACAGGTGAAAGCCAAAGGCAATCACTTTCGGCGAGCATCTCACGTTGAGCGGACTCTGCTGCGCCACAACTCGGTGGCACGCGGGGTTGTCGGCCTTCTGTGCTCTCTAACGGTCCTAGTGGGTGCATTGCAGGTCGCGCCCTTGCAGGCCTCTCCTCAGAGCAATGCGCGCAAAGCCTTGCGTCATTTTACCCTTGCATCAGCGTCGGGAACGATCTCAACCGTTGCCGGTGGTCCTGGAGTGGGACCGGCAACATCGCTCGGGCAAGAACCATTGGGCGTCGCCTTCGACAGCAGTGGTCGGGTCTACGTGGGCGACTCCAACGCCAATCTCATCCGCCGGGTGGATCCAGCCAGTGGCAGCGAGACAGTGGTGGCAGGCAACGGTGGCACCGGCTATTTCGGTGATGGAGGTGCGGCGACATCTGCGAACATGACGACACCTCAGTCCCAGGCGATCGACTCCCATGGGAACTTGGTCATCGCAGACACGTCGGACCACGCGATCAGGGTTGTCGCCGGGAGCACGGCGAGCTTCTACGGGGTCTCGATGACCACCGGTGACATCTACACCGTGGCCGGGACGGGCACTCTTGGGTACTCGGGCGACGGCGGCGCGGCCAGATCGGCAGAGCTCCGCTACCCCTATTCGGTGGCGGTCGATGCCAATGGGAACATCGTCATCGCAGACACCTACAATGACCGTGTCCGCATCGTGGCTGGGAGCACGGGCTCCTTCTACGGGATATCCATGACCTTGGGCGACATCTACACCGTGGCAGGCAACGGTACCGCCGGATATTCGGGAGACGGCGGTGCTGCGACCTCGGCCGAATTGGGACAGCCAAAGGGCGTGACGTTGGACGCTAACGGCAACCTCGTCGTCGCCGATACATTCAACTACCGCATTCGCGTGGTGGCGGAGACGACCGCCACGTACTACGGGCAATCTATGACTGCGGGCGACATCTACACCGTGGCCGGCACGGGCAGCTCTGGGTACTCCGGCGACGGCGGTGCGGCGACGTCCGCAAAGTTGTACCTCCCGGAAGATGTCGCCACGGATTCTCACGGCAACCTTGTAGTTGCCGACAGAGGCAACAATGTGATTCGAGTGGTGGCCGAAGCCACGGGCTCCTACTACGGAGTGTCCATGACCACCGGTGACATCTACACGGTGGCCGGCAACGGTACCGCTGGATATTCAGGAGATGGCGGTGCGGCCATCTCGGCCAAGCTTTCGTCACCTCAGACCGCCCGGGTCGACGGCAGCGGTAATCTCGTTATCGCTGACACTGCCAACAACCGGGTCCGGGTCGTGGCCGGTTCGACCGGCACCTTCTACGGCATCTCCATGACCGCCGGGGATATCTACACGATGGCCGGCAACGGCACGGTGAGTTATTCGGGTGACTCAGGGACCGCCACCTCGGCACAGATGTGGTTCCCCATGGGTGTGGCAGTTGACGCCCACGGCAACGTGTTGATCGCCGACGGCGACAACAATGTCATCCGCGCTGCGGCCCACAGCACGGGAACTTTCTACGGCGTGGCGATGACCGCCGGCGACATCTACACCGTGGCGGGCAATGGCGCCTATGGCTATTCGGGCGACGGCGGCACGGCCACCTCGGCGGAGATGGACTTCCCCCAGGGAATAGCGATTGACGGACAGGGGAATCTGGTGATAGCCGACGACAACAACAACGTGATCAGAGTGGTAGCGGAGTCCACGGCCACCTTCTATGGCGTGGCGATGACCGCCGGTGACATCTACACGGTCGCCGGTACGGGAACCTTTGGGTACTCCGGTGACGGCGGGTCGGCCACATCGGCCAAGCTCCACAACGCACAGTACGTCGCCGTCGACGGACATGGCAACCTGGTGATGAGCGATACCGACAACAACGTGATCCGAGTAGTAGCGGAGTCCACGGCCACCTTCTATGGCGTGGCGATGACCGCCGGCGACATCTATACGGTGGCCGGCACCGGCACGTCAGGGTCCTCCGGTGACGGCGGCGCGGCGACATCGGCCAAGCTCGACTTCCCGGAAGGCGTAGCCCTCGACGCCAAGGGCAACCTAGTGATCGCTGACTTTTACAACAGTCGAATTCGGGTCGTCGCGGAGTCCACGGCCAGCTTCTACGGCGTGGCGATGACCGCCGGTGACATCTATACCGTGGCCGGTAGCAGCCAGGGGTATTCCGGCGACGGCGGCGCGGCGACATCGGGAAAGCTCAGCCTGCCGTACGCGGTGACCGTGGATGGCCAGGGCAACCTGGTGATCGCCGATACCTTCAACGACGCCATTCGTGTGGTGGCGGAATCCACAGCCAGCTTCTACGGCGTGGCCATGACCGCCGGAGACATCTACACCGTGGCCGGCAACGGCAACTACGGCTACACCGGCGATGGCGGAGCCGCCACCTCCGCGGAGCTCTATTCTCCTGAAGGCGTGGCCCTGGACGGGGAAGGCAACTTGCTGGTAGGGGACAGTTACAACGACGCCGTCCGCTCGATCAGCGGCGGCCCTTCCGCACCGAGCGTGGGTTCGAACAGCTACGGAGGAGCGAACCTGGTCTCAAAGCAGGTCAAAGTGTGCAACCAGGGCGACCCCATCGACTGTGCCACGGGGGACTTCTGGGAGACCTACAACCTCTTGTCCGTGCCCGGGCGGGGCATACCTCTCAGCTTCTCGATGTCGTACAATTCCCTCGCGGCCGCACAGAGTTCGGCGGTGGGGTCGGGTTGGACCTTCAATTACGGCGCCAGCCTGGCTACCGACGCCCTTGGCAACGCGACCGTAACCGAAGACAACGGCAGTACGGTTCCCTTCGTC encodes:
- a CDS encoding DUF6531 domain-containing protein: MGVAFDSSGRVYVGDSNANLIRRVDPASGSETVVAGNGGTGYFGDGGAATSANMTTPQSQAIDSHGNLVIADTSDHAIRVVAGSTASFYGVSMTTGDIYTVAGTGTLGYSGDGGAARSAELRYPYSVAVDANGNIVIADTYNDRVRIVAGSTGSFYGISMTLGDIYTVAGNGTAGYSGDGGAATSAELGQPKGVTLDANGNLVVADTFNYRIRVVAETTATYYGQSMTAGDIYTVAGTGSSGYSGDGGAATSAKLYLPEDVATDSHGNLVVADRGNNVIRVVAEATGSYYGVSMTTGDIYTVAGNGTAGYSGDGGAAISAKLSSPQTARVDGSGNLVIADTANNRVRVVAGSTGTFYGISMTAGDIYTMAGNGTVSYSGDSGTATSAQMWFPMGVAVDAHGNVLIADGDNNVIRAAAHSTGTFYGVAMTAGDIYTVAGNGAYGYSGDGGTATSAEMDFPQGIAIDGQGNLVIADDNNNVIRVVAESTATFYGVAMTAGDIYTVAGTGTFGYSGDGGSATSAKLHNAQYVAVDGHGNLVMSDTDNNVIRVVAESTATFYGVAMTAGDIYTVAGTGTSGSSGDGGAATSAKLDFPEGVALDAKGNLVIADFYNSRIRVVAESTASFYGVAMTAGDIYTVAGSSQGYSGDGGAATSGKLSLPYAVTVDGQGNLVIADTFNDAIRVVAESTASFYGVAMTAGDIYTVAGNGNYGYTGDGGAATSAELYSPEGVALDGEGNLLVGDSYNDAVRSISGGPSAPSVGSNSYGGANLVSKQVKVCNQGDPIDCATGDFWETYNLLSVPGRGIPLSFSMSYNSLAAAQSSAVGSGWTFNYGASLATDALGNATVTEDNGSTVPFVAQSGGGFLAPSWAPATLVHNGDGTYTFTRLQDDVQFAFSSTGQLSSITDRNGYVTSLSYTSGKLSTVTDPAGRQLIFTYTGSLITGVSDPSRSITLGYTSGNLTSITDAATKVTSFTYDTGGQHLLLTVTRPNGQTGGPNAGTHVTNTYDSSGRILTQQDPAGLTTTYAYAGVNSSVGGGTTTITDPHGNVTVEHFANNLLTSSTKASGTSIAATTTYTYDPVVAGQTTVTDPNGHTTTNTYDANGNVLTSKDALSKTTTDTYNSLNEPLTVTDPMGIVTTYTYDADGNALTKVVKGVGGSPTETTTYTYGDGHNGDLTQVQDPDGHITTYTYDTYGDVASTTTSAGSTGTSATNAVDKYAYTSIRAVGSFVHNSANGLTTLSVSPQAVGDAEVLSVEVSSGSITVSSVSGGGATWSKLTNSVDSSQARDVELWLGTVTTTGS